From the genome of Streptomyces sp. NBC_01260, one region includes:
- a CDS encoding sigma-70 family RNA polymerase sigma factor: MTALAPQDTLPGGPGPRPCVATDLADEELAAGLLRGSEDCFAAAYRRWGTLVHSLAARSLGDSREAEDVTQQVFMAAWRGRLGYRPERGPLPGWLVGITRRKIADALAARTRRGELAAATAARLQLDETGAAGRPESALDRVLVGTELGKLPQVQRRILRMAYYDGLPQTRIAELTGLPLGTVKSHVRRALRRIRRSMSGRDAER, translated from the coding sequence ATGACCGCGCTCGCACCGCAGGACACGCTGCCCGGCGGGCCGGGCCCGCGACCGTGCGTCGCGACGGACCTCGCCGACGAGGAGCTGGCCGCCGGTCTGCTGCGCGGCAGCGAGGACTGTTTCGCCGCTGCCTACCGGAGGTGGGGCACCCTCGTGCACTCCCTGGCGGCCCGGTCCCTGGGCGACAGCCGGGAGGCCGAGGACGTCACCCAGCAGGTCTTCATGGCCGCCTGGCGCGGCAGGCTCGGCTACCGCCCCGAGCGCGGCCCGCTGCCCGGCTGGCTGGTCGGCATCACCCGTCGCAAGATCGCCGACGCGCTCGCCGCCCGCACCCGCCGCGGCGAACTGGCCGCTGCGACGGCGGCGCGGCTGCAGCTCGACGAGACCGGCGCGGCCGGACGTCCGGAGTCGGCCCTGGACCGGGTCCTGGTCGGTACGGAGCTGGGGAAGCTGCCCCAGGTACAGCGCCGCATCCTGCGCATGGCCTACTACGACGGTCTCCCCCAGACCCGCATCGCCGAGCTGACAGGGCTCCCGCTCGGCACGGTCAAGAGCCATGTGCGCCGCGCGCTGCGCCGGATCCGGCGTTCGATGTCCGGCCGCGACGCGGAGCGGTGA